From Vigna radiata var. radiata cultivar VC1973A unplaced genomic scaffold, Vradiata_ver6 scaffold_153, whole genome shotgun sequence:
AGTTCACTCCAAAATCTAGAAATGCAAGTCCTAATTGGTCAATATTCAAGATAAAAAGACAATTGATATACATTTACTACATCATTAATACTTAAATTATCAAACAACGACTTTGATACCATAGTGTTTTTTGCATATACCTTTCAGACGAGTGATTATGAAAAGACTTAACTTTTGAGACAACTTTTGAACCCTAAACGATTTACTTGATGTCCGACCATTGATATTGATCCTACGTCCCAAAATACTAAATAATGgtgaaatttaaaagaattgttTGGTATAATAAGTTAAGGTCTCTAAAAACATTagttaagaaataattaatatatattaaattttataaaaaaaaaatcataattaactgtgacattaaataaattttaatttcaatgaagtttttttttttttatttaaagaagaaaaatactcataagtattatataattataattgataatttgtttgataaaaaaattgaataataaaataattttaattctattattcCGTTTCTCTAATAAAACATtctcttataaattaaaagtttttttttactaaGAAAGTGTTATGTAACCACGGAACCAaagcctaaaataaataaataaataaataaatatatatatatatatatatatatatatatatatatatatatatatatatatatatatatatatagatataaagaaaggaataatatatttgaaatactattcttcaaatttattgtaaaattaaatatgaaaaaaaagaggGTGTTGCTCCCTGCACCCCCACACATGcgtcctccacctccccattccaTAATTACCTTTCAATAAAAcgttaaaaaatgaaaaaaaatttttattaaaagcatGAACGGAAACTGATAGCCGCTCATGGATATGACATCCGTTCATTTCCGTTGAGCATGCAATTATAGGGATATTCTCCAATTTGGTAGAAAGGTATTTAAAGCTTATAGCTTCAGTGTTAACTCAGTGGAATATATACTATAACTATATATAAGCATATACCATTCCAAGATTGATCTTGTGGAGAAAAGGGTCTAAATGAAAGGCCTTGTTGACACTGCCAATGGAGTCTTTTGGGACTGGTCTTACTTGGTCCCACCTACCATGGGCACTGGAACAAGAAGTGGATAAAAATCTTTTGGATATTTTTCCATTGATATACTTCCATATAATGTAACAACACTCTAATGCTATAATTTTCGCTGTGAACTCAGTGAAATGATCTTGGTTTGTTTGAAacatgaaaatgatttttgcatGGTTATATAAGGAGaggggagaagaagaaaaagatgatgcAGAGTGAACTTTCTCTTACCGTGGTTTTGCATTGATCTTTTAAGGAGTTCCTCTGTGCTGCTTTGGTTtgtttacaatttctttttgtgGAAAAACCAAAGTAGGCTCATTGATTTGACTTGCTTAATGTTAATGGAAGACTAAAATaataaacgaaaaaaaaaggaaaagaagaaatgaaaatggaaatcAAGAAATGGGGAACAGAGgaataagagaaaagagaaagtgaaagtGTGGGGGTGGGGTGTGCGGTGAGTGAATAAGAGAGAGATAACAAATTAGGGTTTCAAGAAAATAGGATAGAATtggaattaaaagaatttgaggaggtggaggaagcaTGGTGTGGGGGTGGAGGGAGGAACACCCAAAAAAAGATAGATATAGTAtgcataaaacaataattaagcGAATGTGAGGTATTATGCGTCTTGAGAATCGGAGGACCTAACATGTGTTCAAGTCGGATGTGGCAATTGCACGTGCAACCCGGTGTGTTTACACGAGAAAAATTATATCTTGTcccttttttcaatttaaaatctaatttccacttatatatatattataaaattcacaatgtttacattcattttttctaaaatatagttttagttTCATAACTTTTAATTAAGCATGAATTATCTGtagttttgtttaattattaattcaactatatccattttttattttaaatataattcagcggcattatgaaaaaaatatttgtatacaaaattaaatgtaattataatatccaatttaaataatatataatattattaagtaaTATCACTTAATATTTAACCAACTCAAAACGTCCTAAATTTTgcatatgtaaaaataaaatatttgttcacttttttttagataattttatttatatcatttgtAACATGTAATCTACAAGataaattagtatatttttaaacatattatatatatatatatatatatatatatatatatatatatattaaaaggaaatgaggtgaaaataatattaagtaaaaaGGGGTGGactttttattaaaaggaaaaacaattttataaaagtatgagAAAAGTTCAGCTCATTTCTTTCATAAGAGCTTCTCTTTAGAACCCATTTTTCCTTTAGTCATTTGTCTTCTCTCTATCACTGCTTCTCACTAAACCAATGTATTTTCGTTTAGGTGGTGGTCACGCGTTCCCGGAGTCGAGAGCTTCGACTTGAACCGATTGGTTTCTCGTTATTCAGCCGGTATGTTGTTCTTCCCTTTCCTCATGCTTATAGGGCTTTGAGCATGAAAAAACTTTGTTGTGCATGTGATCTTTTAGTGTCTTTTTCCATCTTCTAGCTCAAATTGATTTAAGGGGGTTGTTCTTCATCACCAAAATGGTGATCTGTAGGTCCGGTTGGGTTCTTCACTGTGTGAGACGTTATTAAAGCATTTTGTGAGTTAAATTGTGCTTTGAatcaaggtaaggggagctagttatttcctgtaaattgattttatgatgGGTATGTGTGATGGAGTTTGAACTTGTATGTTGTTTTGACTGTGTGTTCGCTTTTAAGTGTATTAAGTTGTATGTATTGTGCTATGGAACTTGTGAAATTGTAATGTAATGTCTGTTAAGTGAATTGTATGTAATTAGTTGCTGTAATTGGACATATTGGAAGTGCTTGGGAGTATTTGGGGTATTAAATCTGTTGTAGTTGAATTTGATAGAAGTTTAAGGAAAAATATAGTGTTTTGTGGTCTCttgagaggaagtgaggtagtggtTTTGAGTTGTGGGTGTTCTAGGTATAATTGGGCCATTGAGGCAGTCTTAGCATGTGGATTGAGACTTATTTGAGTCACCAAATTGGTCCAAATAGGTACAAAGTGTTAGAATTGGGTTTGAGGTCCTTTAGTTATCGAGTTTGATGTTTTGGAGGGGAATGAGTTGGTTTAGTACATCTAATTCCTACCAAATGACCAATGCAATACTTTACTTTCatctataaacatgtttcatatcaatattagtgttacaaattttaaattgatcatttgGATATGTCTCATATGcaccaaaaacagaaaaatcagtTTGCTAtcaaaaactgataagaataattgattatctcacttgataatcgattattctagtcagagagtcatattttcttcaaagctctcgtaaataatcgattattatgtATGATAATCGATAATTGTCGTCGGAAAATCATCTAGGACAGTTTTAGGTAGTAATCTGGATTCTAAGTATCaattttggacgttctttaggtcgttttttGGGGGTTTTAGACCTTTCTGAAattgttggtgatggtttcaaagccattttctttgtctaagtatgagttacgaggttttgtgttgtttagtggttcttctgTGACTGTTATTGTCTGGTAATCTATATGGAATGATTTCATGCGATTTGGATTGATTAATGTTGTTTGCTTGGCAGAGTGTCAGGTATGTTTACATATATGGCTTGCGTGGTTTGAAAGAATATGATTGTGGAATAGAATGATATAATTGAGTATGAACTGGACATCTCAGGGTGAGATGATTGGAAGTGGTTGTAGAGGTTGTGTTATTGTCTTGTATAattgtatggagctttgaaatggtaagtCTATCCCTACTCAAAGCACtgttcatgctcaaatagagaagaacggTGTGAGTGGTGAaagtagagggaggtcctcgtctatagtcttagaGTTTAGACATAAACTGATATGAGGATTTACCTTGCACAGTGTTGGGGAGGGCcaactgaactatgcaagtgcaaagacgaccaatagTTCAACAGTTATACAAATTCAGATGAGTCGTGTTGAGTACTTGATGCATGGTTTGAATTGTATGCCTTTGATTGTTCTCTCTATATGTAATTGAAAATAGTGATACTGAATGATTGTGCCATATCTATATTACTTGTgtatctagctcacccttacttcTGTGTTGTGTGTTGCTTGAGTATGTTTTTCGTTTGCGAttatcatccacttggatgtgagcagatgttaAGGAGGTACCCCTGGAGCAAGTACTGAAGGATGTTGGTGCTGCAGTGTAGTCTTCTTGGATTTCTCTTAGTTATCTTATGCTATTTTGAGATACTTCTTAGGTTACTCTGAAACACTTTGTTGTGATTAAAAGCTTTAAATTTAGGCCAttctggatgactgtaatcctgtACCTAATCGTAAGTCTACTCTAACCAATCTCTTTTATTTGGATGATGACGcctatattatatgattatgttttattatatatttggaatgttacaaatatcaattaaaacatgattaataagatgtaaaaaaatatagtcaCATCTCAAAATTGTTGTTTAATCACTAGATATTTTTAGAAGattcatatatattaaacatgttcttttatatattaacatgTGATTCGTTGAAAATACCGTATATAAACATCATTCTAAGTTTTATATGTCAAATTTTAAGTTAGATGTACATTTGGTAGTAagctaattataattttaccctattaaactattttataagaatttgtTGATTAAATTCTGTTATCAAGATATTGATTGATATTAATGTGTAAAATTTATTCTAACATTCAATTagaatacataaattaaataatgatgttacatattttattaagcAAGAATCTATAACATTTGCTTATGTAATTTTAGATAATtacaaaaaagtaaatattataagtcgataaatattaatattattttataactgaGGTTCCCTATACaatgtttttaaaacaattcaaatttttttaattaagtaaataaaCATCTCTATAAAAGGATTTCACATCTATAATTAATACATGACAAACTATAAAGTGAagtattcaaatttttttattaataaaactttaattattttgataaaaaaaaattataagaaaaatgtggTTCTCATGAATATAGAATTGGTAAATATTGAAGTTGTCAAGATCGATAATATTGAAAATTCAATCCAATGACTAGGAGAAGTctcctttattatttatttagatagttaaataaataaatatttttagttttcagaAGGACAACTAAAATTAcgtttaaaaaaagaagaaaaaagaacataattatatttcaacCTAAAATAAAACGGATAACATgtagaaaagtaaaaatgaaaaataagtgGGCCGAGAAGTAAAACGAATGGCTGGGCTGGGCTTGAGTGGGTTTCGAGACAGCCCATATAACATAGTGTGTCTGATTGGTTCGATGCATTGGTGTTGTTAAGGAGGAAAGGGTACGGTGTCGGAGAGAAGGAGTGTTAGTGttgggaaaagaaagaaagtgtgAAGATGGCGTCGAGCGGAGCGGTGCCGTTTTGGAGAGCAGCGGGTATGACCTACATCACATACTCTAACATATGCGCCAATCTCGTCAGAAATTGCCTCAAGGAACCCTACAAGGCCGAAGCCCTCTCTCGTGAGAAGGTCCATTTCTCTTTCTCCAAATGGGTCGAGGGCAAGCCTGAAAAACCAAGTATTcgcctcttctcttctcaattTTCATAATCTGTTTCGTTTAATTGCATCCACatagatttcattttaatttcagaTGAAAAGGTTGTAATCATTGTTATACGTTTTATCTCTGTGTGGAGTATGGGAATAGATTCCCTCGTTCGCCAAAATCAATAACCCTAATTTTGGCATGGCAAATTTTGATCTTTATCTTCGTTTATATTCCTCGTAATCATGTCGTGGGAGGATCAATTCCCGTTTTGTGCGAATTAGCTGTCACCAGATCCTTCCCTTGGCATGCTCCAtttctatgttttttaattgatgatAAAAGCTATTGATATGGTTCGCTAACCTTTGTCTCCGTTTTTTAGTCTTAATTACATGTATGTATGTGTTTATATGCATGTATATTGATCGTGGCATCCATGTCTGCAGGTTCCTATTTTGTGGGAACAAGATTTGTTAAGCTAAAGCGTTGCACTTGTTAAGGATTAATGGAGAATGCTTGTCATATTACTTTgagtgttttctattttcacttTCGAAGAAAACTGAAAATGAAGCTAAAGTATCTTTGGTTGatcattagaaaataatttaagaaaatgtatttaaaatcaGGTTAAAATTTCCAataagttgtttttattttctgttttctgtGCTTTGTATCACGGGTAACCATGGGAGTCCCTTGTCACTGTTATTGATGAGCCATtgtaatagttttttaaaagtaaacaggaaattgaaattgaaaataagagGTGACATCATAGCACATTTTCTAAATCTTAACagattgaaaatagaaaatattttcgCAAACCAAAACTTCACCTTGCTGCAAACACAATTTAGTGATACGGATTATTGGACAATTGGTTCACCAGTGCTGGGTTCTCTTGTTAAGCTAAAGTTATTTTGGTATatcaatagaaaataatttaatacaatatttgaATAGGATATTGTGATGTTTGGATAAAACATTCTAAACACACTTTTAAGTGCTGAACAAACTTTTGAACAAGGATACTCTCTATATGTCCTTTACTGAAATTCTAAACATACTTCTAGAAGGGGTCCTTGAGTTGATCATATTTTGCTGTTACTCATCGCCAAATGTTTTTCAGCTAACATCATGTTCGTGTATTCTGACCAAAGtgttcaaatttctttttcagCTGTTCGTTCTGACACCCCAGGGCAGTGATTCGGAATGCTGGAAGCAATAAATGCATAAATCATTGAGATCTGgaagttgattgtcattttgaaCCTTTTGTGgtcttttatgtttaatttctttgttttttttcgttccatgaaaaaaaacattactGGATTTTGATTCAGATGGTTATTCTTGTAATAATGAAGTTTAAACAAATGATTTTGAACTTAATGACAAGTGGTTTTGCACTTCAATCTGCTTCCAGGTCCTGAAATGAGAAAGCTGCTCAACTATGTTAAGCTGGGTCGTAAGTTTGTGAAATAATCCTAGAATAAATTGAAATGAATCGggttttatacatttttttacgATATTCGAAGATTCATATACACAGAATGCTCCATGGATCATTTTATTATACTGAGTTCTTATTAGCCTTTGTAATTTCAATGatgtttttgaagaaaagtggGATATATGATATCACACGCAATGCATCTGTCAAGTAATGTTGCAAGTAGTCATTTTTGTGGTTAGAATGTCTTTTTAAGGGttcattttgtaattaatgaTTTGTGATTAGCTATGGCCTAATGGCACTAATGATTCTGagtgaaagaaataattttttacgaACAGAAAGACTAATCCAATAGCAAAATTTGCAGGCAGCACTTGCTATAATGCAAGTGCTAATGTCGTTTTTCAATCTCTTCCGTCAAAACAAACACTTCACgaagaaggaaaatgaaaaatggacaAAAAATGTTCCAAGTGTAAACTTATTCTCAAAATGTGAAAATGCAGTTCaaagttattttcttaattttttttttcacattaagGTACATTAACACGTTttcatgaaaatttttatttattaacttttcaATTAGTAATAGTATCATTACAGCACACACCAtgatatatttatgataaaatatgtaGAGAAGTTTacttattaaaacttaaatctAATTTTACTTCAAAGATCATAGGATAAccagaaaaattacaaaataatacaaaGCAGTTAATATGTTTTCTTAACGGATCTTGTGAAATGTAGAAGATAAGGAAATATGTATAAGTTAAAAGAGTTGTTCAAATAGCCAGCTAATGGCtgatattgattattttgctaTGCTGTTTGCTGTTCTTTTCAGGTAGTCTCGTGCATGTGCTTTATCCTTCTATTTTTTGTACCAAGTGAGACCTATTCCATATTCGAAAAAGAgataaatacaaaacaaaattacatgTTAAAGTTCAACGATATGACTCCTTCATCATTCTTCCTATGGAAAAATAGTACACAATAATTCCACCCCAATTTAATAcccaaaaaatgtttaaattataaaaaaaaatgttcaggattttattatatcattaaaaatagtttagataaaaaaaaccaTTCCAAACTATTAAAACTCTCctttagcaaaaaaaaaaaagaaagaaaaaaaaataactggtTAATGATGCTACGTTCTACTATATGAACCTCGTGTTGCCTCTAATCTAAGGTCTTGGTAATGATGTACTTTAAGACATGAAGATGTAATCTGTGTGTACTTGTTTTAACTGAAATCttagtaattataatttcattgtcAATTTTGActctatttgaaaaaaataaatcaattatttcattttattttccttaattcAACCTTTTTCAATGAGTGccagataacatttttttatcttcatattttatattttttatttcttaaaatgtgtaaaataaaatacaacaaatCATAAAACGCAGTCCATCTCATGCCATCCTATACATCCAACTCTCTACCTAATAATCAAGTAAGTCACATtcttcatttggaggatgtacgatggataaaattttaaaagattaaaataaaatgccaTAATTAAATAGGATAATATACTtatataacacttttttttactCGAATCtcatttagttttattatataattagttcATGGtggtatttattattattattaat
This genomic window contains:
- the LOC106752634 gene encoding ATP synthase subunit epsilon, mitochondrial — translated: MASSGAVPFWRAAGMTYITYSNICANLVRNCLKEPYKAEALSREKVHFSFSKWVEGKPEKPTVRSDTPGQ